In Pseudoduganella albidiflava, a single window of DNA contains:
- a CDS encoding sensor domain-containing diguanylate cyclase, protein MHPSRLPLLESVLEAVSAGIVVVDQDRRIVLWNKWMSRHTGCAAHKALGMDLFELMPELRGGRVEAAVTQALTNHFSSLLSPTLNRAPFPLYSNPAAIARSDRMQQAIAVTPLAFPDGQGGSHCLIQLNDVSMAAAREKLLREQTELLRMQTFSDGLTGVANRRAFDAAIDREVRRAKRNGGMLSLLMIDIDHFKPYNDHYGHQKGDWCLIQVSAALQALLQRSVDMLARYGGEEFAVILPDNDPRQALRMAETLHERVLQLAIPHEYGGPEQQVTVSIGVATLQAGQTATPAALIGAADGALYAAKRQGRNRIVSALPEQAPGGQAP, encoded by the coding sequence ATGCACCCGTCCCGCCTGCCATTGCTGGAAAGCGTGCTGGAAGCGGTCAGCGCCGGCATCGTCGTCGTCGACCAGGACCGCCGCATCGTGCTGTGGAATAAATGGATGAGCCGCCATACCGGCTGCGCCGCCCACAAGGCGCTCGGCATGGACCTGTTCGAGCTGATGCCCGAGCTGCGCGGCGGCCGCGTGGAAGCCGCCGTCACGCAGGCCCTGACGAACCATTTTTCCTCGCTGCTGTCCCCCACCCTGAACCGCGCACCGTTTCCGCTGTATTCGAACCCGGCCGCGATCGCGCGCAGCGACCGCATGCAGCAGGCCATCGCCGTCACGCCGCTGGCGTTCCCCGACGGCCAGGGCGGTTCCCACTGCCTGATCCAGCTGAACGACGTCAGCATGGCCGCCGCGCGCGAAAAGCTGCTGCGCGAACAGACCGAACTGCTGCGCATGCAGACCTTCTCGGACGGCCTGACCGGCGTTGCCAACCGCCGCGCCTTCGACGCCGCGATCGACCGCGAAGTGCGGCGCGCCAAGCGCAACGGCGGCATGCTGTCGCTGCTGATGATCGACATCGACCATTTCAAGCCCTACAACGACCATTATGGCCACCAGAAAGGCGACTGGTGCCTGATCCAGGTGTCGGCCGCCCTGCAGGCTTTGCTGCAGCGCTCGGTGGACATGCTGGCCCGCTACGGCGGCGAGGAATTCGCCGTGATCCTGCCGGACAACGATCCGCGCCAGGCGCTGCGCATGGCCGAAACGCTGCACGAACGCGTGCTGCAGCTGGCGATCCCGCACGAGTACGGCGGGCCGGAACAGCAGGTCACCGTCAGCATCGGCGTGGCCACGCTGCAGGCGGGCCAGACGGCCACGCCGGCCGCCCTGATCGGCGCCGCCGACGGCGCGCTGTATGCCGCCAAGCGCCAGGGCCGCAACCGCATCGTCTCGGCACTGCCCGAACAGGCGCCCGGCGGCCAGGCACCGTAA
- a CDS encoding chemotaxis protein CheC, whose product MVALTELEHDALVEIFNIGVGQAAAAMSGIVGEEVTMSVPSITFLSRSEAAQLLEEAHRNNQGSPDNSSNERICGVSQHYEGAFSTEALLMFPEDKSLEIVRLMVGEAVPLAELSGMEQEAMSEIGNIILNSCVGTLANIFQQELHGSLPVYHVGSSDEILDATGTRADTVVMMLHIDFILEKHQIHGYVAFILDVTALTDLKEQIDRYLQRAMGLQ is encoded by the coding sequence ATGGTCGCGCTGACCGAGCTGGAACACGACGCGCTGGTCGAGATCTTCAACATCGGCGTGGGCCAGGCCGCCGCGGCGATGAGCGGCATCGTCGGCGAGGAAGTCACGATGTCCGTGCCGTCGATCACCTTCCTCAGCCGCAGCGAAGCGGCCCAGCTGCTCGAGGAGGCGCACCGGAACAACCAGGGTTCGCCCGATAACAGCAGCAACGAACGCATCTGCGGCGTCAGCCAGCATTACGAAGGCGCGTTCTCGACCGAAGCGCTGCTGATGTTTCCCGAGGACAAAAGCCTGGAAATCGTGCGCCTGATGGTGGGCGAGGCGGTGCCGCTGGCCGAGCTGTCCGGCATGGAACAGGAAGCGATGAGCGAGATCGGCAACATCATCCTCAATTCCTGCGTCGGCACGCTGGCCAACATCTTCCAGCAGGAACTGCACGGTTCGCTGCCGGTCTACCACGTGGGTTCCAGCGACGAGATCCTCGACGCCACCGGCACCCGCGCCGATACCGTGGTGATGATGCTGCACATCGACTTCATCCTGGAAAAGCACCAGATCCACGGCTACGTCGCCTTCATCCTCGACGTGACCGCCCTCACCGACCTGAAGGAACAGATCGACCGCTACCTGCAACGCGCGATGGGACTTCAATAA
- a CDS encoding response regulator produces the protein MTSTPTAPTDSSPAAPTTAPTVLIVDDSRVSRLVARQYILALHADWTVVEAATGEEALARAPEVQPQLVLMDVNMPGMGGIACAEKLRALLPDAHISLLTANVQDATRNRASEIGVGFMEKPITPERIARLTALLGH, from the coding sequence ATGACATCCACGCCCACCGCCCCCACCGACTCGTCCCCCGCCGCGCCCACCACCGCGCCCACGGTCCTGATCGTCGACGACAGCCGCGTTTCCCGCCTGGTGGCGCGGCAATACATCCTCGCGCTGCACGCCGACTGGACCGTGGTGGAAGCGGCAACCGGCGAGGAAGCGCTTGCCAGGGCGCCGGAAGTGCAGCCGCAACTGGTGCTGATGGACGTGAACATGCCCGGCATGGGTGGCATCGCCTGCGCCGAGAAGCTGCGTGCGCTGCTGCCCGATGCGCACATCTCGCTGCTGACGGCCAATGTGCAGGACGCCACCCGCAACCGCGCCAGCGAAATCGGCGTCGGCTTCATGGAAAAGCCGATCACGCCGGAACGCATCGCCCGCCTGACCGCCCTGCTGGGGCATTGA
- the rpiA gene encoding ribose-5-phosphate isomerase RpiA, with the protein MTQDELKQAVARAAIGYVVDGEIIGVGTGSTANFFIDELAAIKHRIKGTVASSEATAARLQGHGIPVFDLNEVDSIAVYIDGADEIDASGAMIKGGGAALTREKIVASVSKSFVCIADGSKLVGTLGKFALPVEVIPMARNAVFRQLAALGGQPKVRVKPGTDEPFVTDNGGHLIDVAGLSITDPVGLENTINGITGVIAVGLFAARGANVCLLGTAEGVKTLSW; encoded by the coding sequence ATGACTCAAGACGAACTGAAACAGGCCGTGGCGCGCGCCGCCATCGGCTACGTGGTCGACGGCGAAATCATCGGCGTCGGCACCGGCTCGACCGCCAATTTCTTCATCGACGAACTGGCCGCCATCAAGCACCGCATCAAGGGCACCGTGGCTTCGTCCGAAGCCACCGCGGCGCGCCTGCAAGGCCACGGCATTCCCGTGTTCGACCTGAACGAGGTGGACTCGATCGCCGTCTACATCGACGGTGCCGACGAGATCGACGCTTCCGGCGCGATGATCAAGGGCGGCGGCGCGGCGCTGACGCGCGAGAAGATCGTGGCATCGGTGTCGAAATCGTTCGTCTGCATCGCCGACGGCTCGAAGCTGGTCGGCACGCTGGGCAAGTTCGCACTGCCGGTCGAAGTGATCCCGATGGCGCGCAATGCCGTGTTCCGCCAGCTGGCGGCGCTGGGCGGCCAGCCGAAGGTGCGCGTCAAGCCGGGTACCGATGAGCCGTTCGTCACCGACAACGGCGGCCACCTGATCGACGTGGCCGGCCTGTCGATCACCGATCCGGTCGGGCTGGAAAACACCATCAACGGGATCACCGGCGTGATCGCCGTGGGCCTGTTCGCCGCGCGCGGCGCCAATGTGTGCCTGCTGGGTACCGCCGAGGGTGTGAAGACGCTGAGCTGGTAA
- a CDS encoding oxidative damage protection protein — MARTVQCIKLNKEAEGLDFPPYPGELGKKIYESVSKEAWAAWLKHQTMLVNENRLNLADVRARKYLAAQMEKHFFGEGADEAQGYVPPTA, encoded by the coding sequence ATGGCCCGTACCGTCCAATGCATCAAACTGAACAAGGAAGCCGAAGGCCTGGACTTCCCGCCGTATCCAGGCGAACTGGGCAAGAAGATCTATGAATCCGTGTCGAAAGAGGCCTGGGCGGCCTGGCTGAAGCACCAGACCATGCTGGTCAACGAAAACCGCCTGAACCTGGCCGACGTGCGCGCCCGCAAGTACCTGGCCGCGCAGATGGAAAAGCATTTCTTCGGCGAAGGCGCCGACGAAGCCCAGGGTTACGTGCCGCCGACGGCGTAA